The following proteins are encoded in a genomic region of Nicotiana sylvestris chromosome 4, ASM39365v2, whole genome shotgun sequence:
- the LOC138889773 gene encoding uncharacterized protein, which yields MHNKRNDLEDDEIESVLLKKFGETLSKGAIIWYHNLPPNSIDSFAMLVDSFVKAHAGAIKVATRKPDLFKVRQKDNEILREFVSRFHIERMDLPPITNDWAFQAFTQGLNERGSVSSHQLKQNLIEYPAVTWADMDNRYQSKIRVEDDQLGAPSGSIYPNRSEGRIQRDSDREP from the coding sequence ATGCACAATAAAAGGAATGACTTAGAAGACGATGAAATTGAATCTGTGCTGttgaaaaaatttggagaaactttATCGAAAGGGGCAATaatatggtaccacaatttgccGCCCAATTCCATCGATTCTTTTGCCATGCTTGTTGATTCGtttgtaaaggcacatgccggagcAATAAAGGTTGCGACTAGGAAGCCAGATCTCTTCAAAGTGAGACAAAAGGACAATGAAATTCTAAGGGAATTTGTATCTCGATTTCATATAGAACGCATGGACCTACCCCCGATTACCAATGATTGGGCTTTCCAAGCCTTTACTCAGGGTTTGAATGAGCGGGGTTCGGTATCATCACATCAACTAAAGcagaatttgattgaatatccagCGGTGACCTGGGCCGATATGGATAATcgatatcaatcaaagatcagagTCGAGGATGATCAGTTGGGAGCCCCATCTGGTTCCATTTACCCAAATAGATCCGAAGGCAGGATTCAAAGAGACAGCGATAGAGAGCCCTGA